A portion of the Streptomyces sp. YPW6 genome contains these proteins:
- a CDS encoding universal stress protein, with protein sequence MTRHVTVGLDESPESRAAARWAAGEAALRGAALRLVHVEEWPVTPELPLPHTQALVERYETLLRETADRARRDHPGLEVTTDLLQGRAVEELTRAAQEAELMVLGSRGLGGVIGFLVGSVSLAVIGKVRSPVVLVRRPEENGTAAPAEASAGSGTRVVLGIDLDHPSDTLLSFAFKQADRRSAALQVVHSWSPPASFGYTAILDPGVGSGRGQHAAEELTDLLRPWRAEFPRVEVTEKAVMGPAAGELVKASREAGLVVVGRRGSRLGFHIGHVAHAVIHHSAAPVAVVPFA encoded by the coding sequence ATGACGCGTCATGTCACGGTCGGTCTGGACGAATCCCCCGAAAGCCGTGCGGCGGCGCGATGGGCCGCGGGTGAGGCCGCGCTGCGCGGTGCCGCACTGCGCCTGGTGCATGTGGAGGAGTGGCCGGTCACTCCCGAGCTTCCGCTGCCGCACACGCAGGCGCTCGTCGAACGGTACGAGACCCTGCTGCGGGAGACCGCGGACCGGGCCCGCCGGGACCATCCCGGTCTGGAGGTGACCACGGATCTGCTCCAGGGCCGGGCCGTCGAGGAGCTGACGCGCGCGGCGCAGGAGGCCGAGCTGATGGTTCTGGGGTCACGCGGACTCGGTGGAGTGATCGGCTTTCTCGTCGGCTCGGTGTCCCTGGCCGTCATCGGGAAGGTACGCAGCCCCGTGGTGCTGGTGCGCCGCCCGGAGGAGAACGGCACGGCCGCCCCGGCGGAGGCGTCCGCCGGCTCCGGGACCCGCGTCGTGCTGGGGATCGACCTCGACCACCCGAGCGACACGCTGCTCTCCTTCGCCTTCAAGCAGGCGGACCGCCGGAGTGCGGCCCTCCAGGTGGTGCACAGCTGGTCACCGCCGGCTTCCTTCGGATACACGGCGATCCTCGACCCCGGGGTCGGCAGCGGACGGGGGCAGCACGCCGCCGAAGAGCTGACGGACCTGCTCCGTCCGTGGCGGGCCGAGTTCCCGCGCGTCGAGGTGACGGAGAAGGCGGTCATGGGCCCGGCGGCCGGTGAGCTGGTCAAGGCATCGCGGGAAGCGGGTCTGGTGGTCGTGGGGCGGCGCGGCAGCCGCCTCGGTTTCCACATCGGCCATGTGGCCCATGCCGTGATCCATCACAGCGCGGCACCGGTCGCCGTCGTTCCGTTCGCATGA
- a CDS encoding NAD(P)/FAD-dependent oxidoreductase: protein MPAPQSPAPRTPAGRPGPRETSGPGAPARDRYDAVIVGGGHNGLVAAAYLARAGQSVLVLERLGTTGGAAVSTRPFAGVDARLSRYSYLVSLLPDKIVRDLGLDFAVRKRTVSSYAPALRDGRPTGLLVAGEGTRESFAALTGGEREYAAWQRFYGMTQRVAERVFPTLTEPLPGRDALRERIGDADAWRMLFEEPLGVAVEENFTDDLVRGVVLTDALIGTFADAHDASLLQNRCFLYHVIGGGTGDWDVPVGGMGALTDALAGAARAAGAEIRVRHEATRIETDQSAAEVTVRTPDGERVVAAGRVLVNASPQALAALLGDAPPPPAEGAQLKVNMLLTRLPRLRDRSVDPRQAFAGTFHIAEGYGQLADAYRDAAAGRLPTAPPSEIYCHSLTDPTILGPELAARGYQTLTLFGLHTPARLFAADNDTTRAALLKATLAELDAHLEEPITDCLALDANGEPCIEARTPLDLERDLRLPGGHIFHRDLSFPYADEDTGRWGVETAHANVLLCGAGAVRGGGVSGVPGHNAAMAAMGE from the coding sequence ATGCCCGCACCTCAGAGCCCCGCACCCCGAACACCCGCAGGCCGGCCCGGTCCCCGGGAGACCTCCGGGCCCGGCGCGCCCGCCCGGGACCGCTACGACGCCGTGATCGTCGGCGGCGGCCACAACGGCCTGGTCGCCGCCGCCTACCTCGCGCGCGCCGGACAGTCCGTCCTCGTCCTGGAGCGGCTCGGCACCACCGGGGGTGCGGCGGTCTCGACCCGCCCCTTCGCCGGGGTCGACGCGCGGCTCTCGCGCTACTCCTACCTGGTCTCCCTGCTGCCCGACAAGATCGTCCGCGACCTCGGCCTGGACTTCGCCGTGCGCAAGCGGACCGTCTCCTCCTACGCCCCCGCTCTCCGTGACGGCCGCCCCACCGGGCTGCTCGTCGCGGGCGAGGGCACCCGGGAGTCGTTCGCCGCGCTCACCGGCGGCGAGCGCGAGTACGCGGCCTGGCAGCGGTTCTACGGGATGACCCAGCGGGTCGCCGAGCGGGTCTTCCCCACGCTCACCGAACCGCTGCCCGGCCGTGACGCGCTGCGTGAGCGCATCGGCGACGCCGACGCCTGGCGGATGCTCTTCGAGGAACCGCTCGGCGTGGCGGTCGAGGAGAACTTCACCGACGACCTGGTGCGCGGGGTCGTCCTCACCGACGCCCTGATCGGCACCTTCGCCGACGCCCACGACGCCTCGCTCCTCCAGAACCGGTGCTTCCTCTACCACGTGATCGGCGGCGGCACGGGTGACTGGGACGTCCCCGTCGGCGGCATGGGGGCGCTCACCGACGCCCTGGCCGGGGCCGCGCGGGCGGCGGGCGCCGAGATCCGCGTACGGCACGAGGCGACCCGTATCGAGACCGACCAGAGCGCCGCCGAGGTCACCGTCCGCACCCCGGACGGCGAACGGGTCGTCGCCGCGGGCCGCGTGCTCGTCAACGCCTCCCCGCAGGCCCTCGCCGCCCTGCTCGGCGACGCCCCGCCCCCGCCCGCCGAGGGCGCCCAGCTCAAGGTCAACATGCTGCTCACCCGGCTGCCACGGCTCCGCGACCGGTCCGTCGACCCCCGGCAGGCCTTCGCCGGAACGTTCCACATCGCCGAGGGGTACGGGCAGCTCGCCGACGCCTACCGGGACGCGGCGGCCGGCCGGCTGCCCACCGCCCCGCCCTCCGAGATCTACTGCCACTCGCTGACCGACCCGACGATCCTCGGCCCCGAACTCGCCGCGCGCGGCTACCAGACCCTCACCCTCTTCGGCCTGCACACCCCGGCCCGGCTGTTCGCCGCCGACAACGACACCACCCGCGCCGCCCTCCTCAAGGCGACCCTGGCCGAACTGGACGCACACCTGGAGGAACCGATCACGGACTGCCTCGCCCTCGACGCGAACGGCGAACCCTGCATCGAGGCCAGGACCCCGCTCGACCTGGAGCGCGATCTGCGGCTCCCCGGCGGCCACATCTTCCACCGGGACCTCTCCTTCCCGTACGCGGACGAGGACACCGGGCGCTGGGGCGTGGAGACCGCGCACGCCAACGTGCTGCTCTGCGGGGCGGGCGCGGTACGCGGCGGCGGGGTCAGCGGAGTCCCCGGCCACAACGCGGCGATGGCCGCCATGGGGGAGTGA
- a CDS encoding SGNH/GDSL hydrolase family protein has translation MTGRAPAPGRRRVLYAAAAGTAAAFTPAPLASAAPEPAPGPGRTGTPWSASWATAQTAPTADDPLASAGLTDGLCTTRLRLSAGGRVRLRYAHAFGAAPVLVGPVTAGGRPVTFAGRPQGWLAAGASLTSDPVAGLRVPDGSLLTVATRLPGPTGPLSFHRNTHAWHTVDGVRTRSVLLLTGVETTGARGPALAVLGDSIAEGTGTPDDADLRWPDQLARRLSGSAVANLGISGNRLLRDSDRFGPSAQARFDRDVLSLPGLRTVLVHLGVNDLHHLPVERDPARMVAAYRQLALRARSAGLRVVGATIAPFEGWTRWTPEADAVRREVNEAVRTGRLFDAVADFDAALRDPDRPSRLLPAYDSGDGLHPGPEGHTAIAAAVDPGHLR, from the coding sequence ATGACCGGCCGGGCCCCCGCACCGGGCCGACGCCGTGTGCTGTACGCGGCGGCGGCCGGGACCGCGGCGGCCTTCACCCCAGCCCCTCTCGCGTCGGCGGCCCCGGAACCCGCGCCCGGTCCCGGCCGCACGGGCACGCCCTGGTCCGCCTCCTGGGCCACCGCGCAGACCGCGCCCACGGCGGACGACCCTCTCGCGTCCGCCGGGCTCACCGACGGGCTCTGCACCACGCGGCTGCGGCTCTCGGCGGGCGGGCGGGTGCGGCTGCGGTACGCGCACGCCTTCGGGGCCGCGCCGGTGCTGGTGGGACCCGTGACCGCGGGCGGACGCCCGGTCACCTTCGCCGGACGGCCGCAGGGGTGGCTGGCGGCGGGCGCTTCCCTCACCAGCGACCCGGTGGCGGGACTCCGGGTGCCGGACGGGTCCCTGCTGACCGTCGCAACACGGCTCCCGGGCCCCACCGGCCCCCTGTCCTTCCACCGCAACACGCACGCCTGGCACACCGTCGACGGGGTGCGGACCCGGTCCGTCCTCCTCCTGACCGGGGTCGAGACGACCGGGGCGCGCGGCCCGGCCCTCGCCGTGCTGGGCGACTCCATCGCGGAGGGCACCGGCACGCCCGACGACGCGGATCTGCGCTGGCCCGACCAACTGGCCCGCAGACTGTCGGGCTCCGCCGTCGCCAACCTCGGCATCAGCGGCAACCGGCTGCTGCGCGACAGCGACCGCTTCGGCCCGAGCGCCCAGGCCCGCTTCGACCGGGACGTGCTGTCACTGCCGGGGCTGCGGACGGTCCTGGTGCATCTGGGCGTCAACGACCTCCACCATCTGCCGGTCGAGCGCGACCCGGCACGGATGGTGGCCGCGTACCGGCAACTGGCTCTGCGCGCCCGGTCCGCGGGGCTGCGGGTGGTGGGCGCCACCATCGCGCCGTTCGAGGGGTGGACACGCTGGACGCCGGAGGCGGACGCGGTGCGCCGGGAGGTCAACGAGGCGGTGCGCACCGGGCGGCTCTTCGACGCGGTCGCCGACTTCGACGCGGCACTGCGCGACCCGGACCGCCCCTCCCGGCTGCTGCCGGCGTACGACAGCGGCGACGGACTGCACCCGGGTCCCGAGGGGCACACGGCGATCGCCGCCGCGGTGGACCCGGGGCACCTTCGCTAG
- a CDS encoding serine/threonine-protein kinase has translation MADTRLIQSRYRLIELIGRGGMGEVWRALDESLGRQVAVKCLKPMSPQHDQAFSRVLRERFRREARVAASLQHRGVTVVHDFGEYEGVLYLVMELLDGQNLSQLLEENEQHPLPVEHVVDIAEQVADALGYTHRQGIVHRDLKPANIMRLTDGTVKICDFGIARLGHDIGMTSRLTTTGLAMGTPHYMSPEQISGKEVDHRSDLYSLGCVLYEIATGVPPFDQEDAWAVLVGHRDTAPRPPRTHRAELPGFFDRVVLDLLAKAPEERPVDAGDLRRRIVLGRTGEQPALGPGPLAHPGADPLPAPRTGELPAWTRSMTAGHRATGTTGPHTERPDPAAGLTGQWTTARATAPHTGSFVSVSASPPAPDLLAGLESRHSAGVDLGRLGRWEEAGEVHRQVAEQRGRVLGPDHPDTLASQYEIGLTLSRTGRADEALGMFTRVAEGRERALGADHPHTLAARQATAHALGRLGRHAEAHRVYERVLAVRERVMGPDHPDTLRCRHNLAFSLGRLGRPEESCRIAREVADARARVLGRAHPDTLATRYEVACALGRVGRWAEALATYQDVARARAGVLGADHPDTFAARYEAGISLGRLGRDAEALELFRSLVADRTRTAGAADPETLRARHGLGVNLGRLGRWEEALAEAREVCALREGALGPDHPDTVISRREVAAGLGWLGRWSEALVAYRRVAETRTRTLGPDHPQTLAARDDEAHCLERLAQA, from the coding sequence ATGGCGGACACCAGGCTGATCCAGAGCCGGTACCGGCTGATCGAGCTCATCGGGCGCGGCGGTATGGGCGAGGTGTGGCGCGCCCTCGACGAGTCGCTGGGCCGTCAGGTCGCCGTGAAGTGCCTCAAACCCATGAGCCCCCAGCACGACCAGGCGTTCTCCCGTGTGCTGCGCGAGCGCTTCCGGCGTGAGGCCCGGGTGGCCGCCTCCCTCCAGCACCGGGGCGTCACCGTCGTGCACGACTTCGGTGAGTACGAGGGGGTGCTGTACCTCGTCATGGAGCTGCTCGACGGCCAGAACCTGAGTCAGCTGCTGGAGGAGAACGAGCAGCACCCGCTGCCCGTCGAGCATGTCGTCGACATCGCGGAGCAGGTCGCCGACGCCCTCGGCTACACCCACCGGCAGGGCATCGTCCACCGCGACCTCAAGCCCGCCAACATCATGCGGCTGACCGACGGCACGGTGAAGATCTGCGACTTCGGCATAGCGCGCCTCGGCCACGACATCGGGATGACCTCCCGGCTCACCACCACCGGCCTCGCCATGGGCACCCCGCACTACATGTCGCCGGAGCAGATCAGCGGCAAGGAGGTCGACCACCGCAGCGACCTCTACTCGCTGGGCTGCGTCCTGTACGAGATCGCCACCGGTGTGCCGCCGTTCGACCAGGAGGACGCCTGGGCCGTACTCGTCGGACACCGCGACACCGCTCCCCGGCCCCCGCGCACCCACCGCGCCGAACTGCCGGGGTTCTTCGACCGCGTCGTCCTCGACCTGCTCGCCAAGGCCCCCGAGGAGCGGCCCGTCGACGCGGGCGACCTGCGCCGCCGCATCGTCCTCGGCCGGACCGGCGAACAGCCCGCACTCGGACCGGGACCCCTCGCGCACCCCGGCGCGGATCCGCTGCCGGCCCCGCGGACGGGGGAGCTGCCCGCCTGGACCCGGTCCATGACCGCCGGTCACCGGGCGACCGGGACCACCGGCCCGCACACCGAACGCCCCGACCCGGCCGCCGGGCTGACGGGACAGTGGACCACCGCCCGCGCCACCGCCCCGCACACCGGCTCCTTCGTCTCGGTGTCGGCCTCGCCCCCCGCCCCGGACCTTCTCGCCGGGCTGGAGAGCCGTCACAGCGCGGGCGTCGACCTCGGCCGCCTGGGCCGCTGGGAGGAGGCGGGGGAGGTGCACCGCCAGGTCGCCGAGCAGCGCGGGCGCGTCCTCGGACCCGACCACCCCGACACCCTCGCCAGCCAGTACGAGATCGGCCTCACCCTCAGCCGTACCGGCCGGGCCGACGAAGCGCTGGGCATGTTCACCCGGGTCGCCGAGGGCCGCGAACGCGCCCTGGGCGCCGACCATCCGCACACGCTCGCCGCCCGCCAGGCGACGGCGCACGCCCTGGGCCGCCTCGGCCGGCACGCCGAGGCCCACCGGGTGTACGAGCGGGTCCTCGCCGTCCGCGAACGCGTCATGGGCCCCGACCATCCCGACACCCTGCGCTGCCGCCACAACCTCGCGTTCAGCCTCGGCCGGCTGGGGCGGCCCGAGGAGTCCTGCCGGATCGCCCGGGAGGTCGCCGACGCCCGCGCCCGCGTGCTCGGCCGCGCCCACCCCGACACCCTCGCCACCCGCTACGAAGTGGCCTGCGCCCTGGGCAGGGTGGGCCGCTGGGCGGAGGCCCTGGCCACCTATCAGGACGTCGCGCGGGCCCGCGCCGGCGTTCTCGGGGCCGACCACCCCGACACCTTCGCCGCCCGCTACGAAGCGGGCATCAGCCTCGGCCGGCTCGGCCGCGACGCGGAGGCCCTGGAGCTGTTCCGCTCCCTGGTCGCCGACCGCACCCGGACCGCCGGAGCGGCCGACCCCGAGACACTGCGCGCCCGCCACGGCCTGGGGGTCAACCTGGGGCGGCTGGGCCGCTGGGAGGAGGCGCTCGCGGAGGCGCGCGAGGTCTGCGCCCTGCGGGAAGGGGCCCTGGGACCCGATCACCCCGACACGGTCATCAGCCGCCGGGAGGTCGCCGCGGGGCTCGGCTGGCTCGGCCGGTGGAGCGAGGCCCTCGTGGCCTACCGACGGGTCGCCGAGACGCGCACCCGGACCCTGGGCCCCGACCACCCCCAGACGCTCGCGGCCCGCGACGACGAGGCGCACTGCCTGGAACGGCTCGCGCAGGCGTAG